The following proteins are encoded in a genomic region of Chroogloeocystis siderophila 5.2 s.c.1:
- a CDS encoding divergent PAP2 family protein, with protein sequence MQDFGDILDNSVLLVAVIACLIAQASKLVVELIKNRKLDMRVLVTTGGMPSAHSALVTALATGIGQTAGWASTEFAIATIFAIIVMYDAAGVRQAAGKQARILNQMIDELFHENKEFNEDRLKELLGHTPFQVIVGSVLGVTISWLASPAY encoded by the coding sequence ATGCAGGACTTTGGCGACATTCTAGACAACAGCGTACTGCTGGTTGCTGTAATAGCTTGTCTCATCGCTCAAGCATCAAAACTTGTAGTAGAGTTAATCAAAAATCGTAAATTGGATATGCGCGTTCTCGTCACAACGGGGGGAATGCCGAGCGCCCATTCAGCACTCGTTACCGCCTTAGCTACTGGGATTGGACAAACTGCGGGGTGGGCAAGCACCGAGTTTGCGATCGCAACGATTTTTGCGATTATCGTCATGTACGATGCGGCGGGAGTCCGTCAAGCTGCGGGTAAACAAGCACGTATTCTCAATCAAATGATTGACGAACTATTTCACGAAAACAAAGAATTTAACGAAGACCGACTCAAAGAATTACTTGGACATACACCGTTTCAAGTTATTGTGGGTTCAGTTCTTGGCGTTACCATTTCTTGGCTAGCAAGCCCAGCGTATTAG
- a CDS encoding phytase has product MTTPQDIRFASFNASLNRNEAGQLISDLSTKTNTQARNIAEIIQRTNPDVILINEFDYDPDAKAAQLFQQNYLAVGQNGANPIEYPYYYVAPSNTGVSSGFDLDNDGTIGGPNDALGFGFFPGQYGMVLYSKHPIDEENIRTFQKFLWKDMPNALLPDDWYSPEELEVFRLSSKSHWDIPIQVNGETIHVLASHPTPPVFDGEEDRNGRRNHDEIRFWSDYFTPGKGNYIYDDAGKFGGLTAGSRFVVMGDQNADPFDGDSTNNAIWQLLGNPLINTRITPNSEGGVDAAIRQGGANDDHISDPAYDTADFADTTPGNLRVDYVLPSQNLEITDASVFWKTSDDPLFRLVGDFDPNLASFPSSDHRLVAADVRLIPAIAIPDVSKKFVVDLDFIGEVTFDTGLTFQETEVGGLSGIVYDPAKNLFYSISDDRSSINPARFYTLEIDLTDGKLQPGDIKFQNVITLLNENGQLFAENSLDPEGITLTHQGTLFISSEGDTNQLIPPFVNQFSIRGKQFQALPVPSKYLPTRNQTSGIRNNLAFESLTITPNNKYLYTATENALIQDGSTADLENGSPSRILQYNLFTGKPQREFLYVTDPVAAESVPPGEFQTNGLVDLLAIDNNGTLLALERSFSTGVGNTIKLYEVQTQNALDIRSIPSVDGLEIAPVQKRLLLDFAELETPLDNIEGVSFGPQLPDGRQSLVVVSDNNFSDTQFTQFLAFAVDLDTTPGVVPIVETPPVVDSDAPVNSPPGDADDPAIYVHPVSALSLVIGSLKDGGLAVYDLEGKQLQTILPGEPGDVRYNNVDLLYGFKLGDRYVDLAIASDRNNDTLAIFQIDPTTRQLKDITAGNIPASIFGIDDGEKTAYGLATYTGVSGKSYVFVSQRESNQVAQLELIDNGFGKVTAKTVRNLTLPIPDSGEADAQIEGMVADRELGYLYVGQEKVGIWKFAAEVTGGDKAVLVDAVKPEGSRLTADVEGLTIYYAGDGKGYLLASSQGDNTFAVYSREGNNEYLGNFVIGEFLGIDGVQESDGADVVNVALGANFPKGMLVVQDGNNDPAVIVEDEGELENASSNFKFIPWENVANAFADALIIDPNSYNPRESSVKEITGTPANDKLVGTDQRDFINGLAGNDTITGALNNDLLTGGGDRDFFIINQGDGIDTITDFQGVGTGNQPIATAEVDTIQFLGAELTARNMLLTQQNDDLLIHFESDDSTQVILQNFDLENLENLKIGNLLFYSQSEIQDSFDVFDANAQRDRIFNPNSVTFLNDLDNCVKGYNYSHDVINGQGGNDRIFGLSGDDLLRGGRGNDTLIGGLGEDTLIGDSGSDVFVLNDAGFDIIRDFNLNHGDRIGLTHNLTFEQVTISQGTDSNVNNTILSFSGQEIALLVNVTASSLSQNNFIFV; this is encoded by the coding sequence ATGACAACACCTCAAGATATCCGCTTCGCCTCGTTCAATGCTTCTCTCAATCGCAACGAAGCAGGACAACTCATCAGCGATCTCTCCACAAAAACCAATACTCAAGCCCGAAACATTGCCGAAATTATTCAACGTACTAACCCAGATGTCATCTTAATTAACGAATTTGACTACGATCCAGACGCTAAGGCTGCACAACTTTTCCAGCAAAATTATCTTGCAGTCGGTCAAAATGGTGCGAATCCTATCGAATACCCCTACTATTACGTTGCACCCTCTAATACAGGTGTTTCCTCAGGATTTGATTTAGATAATGATGGCACAATAGGCGGACCTAATGATGCACTGGGGTTTGGTTTCTTCCCTGGTCAATATGGCATGGTACTCTACTCTAAACACCCTATTGATGAAGAAAACATTCGTACCTTTCAAAAGTTTCTTTGGAAGGATATGCCAAACGCCTTGTTACCAGACGATTGGTACTCGCCAGAAGAACTCGAAGTTTTTCGGCTTTCTTCTAAAAGTCATTGGGATATACCAATTCAAGTTAACGGCGAGACAATTCATGTCTTAGCAAGTCATCCTACTCCTCCTGTATTCGATGGCGAAGAAGACCGTAACGGAAGACGCAATCACGATGAAATTCGCTTTTGGTCGGACTACTTTACACCTGGTAAAGGAAACTATATTTACGATGACGCTGGGAAGTTTGGCGGTTTAACCGCAGGTTCACGCTTTGTTGTGATGGGCGATCAAAACGCCGATCCGTTTGATGGCGACAGCACAAATAATGCAATTTGGCAATTACTGGGTAATCCTTTAATCAACACGAGAATCACACCAAACAGTGAAGGTGGTGTCGATGCGGCTATACGTCAAGGTGGTGCAAATGACGATCATATCAGTGACCCTGCTTACGATACGGCTGATTTTGCGGATACAACACCTGGTAACTTGCGGGTAGATTACGTTTTACCTTCACAAAACTTAGAAATTACAGATGCTTCGGTATTTTGGAAAACAAGTGACGATCCGTTATTTCGTTTAGTAGGTGACTTCGATCCGAATCTTGCGAGTTTTCCAAGTTCCGATCATCGTTTGGTTGCGGCTGATGTGAGATTAATACCGGCGATCGCTATTCCTGATGTCAGTAAAAAATTTGTAGTCGATCTTGACTTTATTGGCGAAGTCACGTTCGATACAGGTTTGACGTTTCAAGAAACTGAAGTTGGCGGTTTGTCGGGAATTGTCTACGATCCTGCCAAAAACCTTTTCTATAGCATCTCAGATGATCGCAGTTCGATTAATCCTGCACGATTCTACACGCTGGAAATTGACTTAACAGATGGTAAGCTGCAACCAGGAGATATAAAGTTTCAAAACGTCATCACGTTACTTAATGAAAACGGTCAACTTTTTGCAGAAAATAGCCTCGATCCAGAAGGAATTACACTAACCCATCAAGGAACCTTATTTATTTCTTCTGAAGGTGATACAAATCAATTAATCCCGCCTTTTGTGAATCAATTTTCTATCCGAGGAAAACAGTTTCAAGCGCTACCTGTACCGTCGAAATATCTGCCAACGAGGAATCAAACAAGCGGGATAAGAAATAATCTTGCCTTTGAAAGCTTGACGATTACACCTAACAATAAATATCTATACACCGCGACTGAAAACGCATTAATTCAAGATGGTTCTACTGCCGATTTAGAAAACGGTAGTCCCTCAAGAATTTTACAATACAACTTATTCACAGGAAAACCGCAACGTGAATTCTTATACGTTACCGATCCGGTTGCAGCCGAGTCAGTACCCCCAGGCGAATTTCAAACAAATGGTTTAGTTGATCTGCTAGCAATTGATAATAATGGTACGTTGCTAGCTTTAGAGCGATCGTTTTCTACAGGAGTCGGAAATACGATCAAGCTTTATGAAGTCCAAACTCAAAACGCGCTTGATATTCGCAGTATTCCTAGTGTTGATGGCTTAGAAATTGCACCTGTACAAAAGCGGTTATTACTCGACTTTGCTGAATTGGAAACGCCATTAGATAACATTGAGGGCGTGAGTTTTGGTCCTCAATTACCTGATGGTAGGCAATCTTTAGTTGTTGTCAGCGACAATAACTTTAGTGATACTCAATTTACACAATTTTTAGCTTTTGCTGTCGATTTGGATACAACTCCTGGCGTTGTCCCCATTGTAGAAACGCCGCCAGTTGTGGATAGTGACGCACCTGTAAATTCTCCTCCTGGAGACGCTGACGATCCGGCAATCTACGTTCATCCAGTATCGGCGTTGAGTTTGGTGATTGGTAGCTTAAAAGATGGCGGTCTAGCAGTTTATGACTTGGAGGGTAAGCAATTACAGACGATTTTACCTGGCGAACCTGGTGATGTCCGCTACAATAACGTTGACTTGCTGTATGGTTTCAAGCTTGGCGATCGCTATGTTGATTTGGCGATCGCTTCTGACCGTAACAATGATACGCTAGCCATTTTCCAAATCGATCCAACCACGCGTCAGCTAAAAGATATCACCGCTGGCAATATTCCTGCGTCGATTTTTGGCATTGACGATGGTGAAAAAACCGCGTATGGACTTGCAACTTACACTGGTGTGTCAGGGAAGTCGTATGTATTTGTTAGCCAGCGCGAATCGAACCAAGTTGCGCAATTAGAGTTAATCGATAACGGTTTTGGCAAAGTTACGGCTAAAACAGTGCGGAATCTTACTTTACCGATACCCGATAGCGGTGAAGCCGATGCGCAGATTGAAGGTATGGTAGCAGACCGCGAACTTGGCTATCTTTATGTAGGTCAAGAAAAAGTTGGCATTTGGAAATTTGCGGCGGAAGTGACAGGAGGAGATAAAGCCGTATTAGTTGATGCGGTAAAACCTGAAGGAAGTCGTCTAACAGCAGATGTTGAGGGATTGACCATTTACTACGCTGGCGATGGTAAAGGTTATTTATTAGCGTCAAGTCAAGGTGATAATACGTTTGCAGTTTACTCGCGCGAAGGTAATAACGAGTATTTGGGTAACTTTGTGATTGGCGAGTTTCTAGGTATCGATGGTGTTCAAGAATCCGATGGTGCGGATGTGGTTAATGTCGCTTTAGGCGCAAACTTTCCGAAAGGAATGCTGGTTGTACAAGATGGTAACAACGACCCAGCAGTGATTGTTGAAGATGAAGGTGAGTTAGAAAACGCGAGTTCCAACTTTAAGTTTATCCCTTGGGAGAATGTCGCGAATGCTTTTGCCGATGCTCTCATCATCGATCCTAACAGCTACAACCCGCGCGAATCTTCGGTTAAGGAAATTACAGGAACACCTGCGAATGATAAATTAGTTGGAACTGACCAACGCGATTTTATCAACGGACTTGCAGGAAATGACACGATTACTGGCGCACTGAATAATGACTTACTAACGGGTGGTGGCGATCGCGATTTCTTTATTATCAATCAAGGTGACGGAATTGACACGATTACTGATTTTCAAGGTGTAGGTACTGGAAATCAACCTATTGCTACAGCAGAAGTTGATACGATTCAGTTTTTAGGAGCAGAATTAACTGCGAGAAATATGTTATTAACGCAGCAAAATGATGATTTATTGATTCATTTTGAGTCTGACGATAGTACGCAAGTGATTTTGCAAAATTTTGACCTAGAAAACCTAGAAAATCTCAAAATAGGAAATCTTCTATTTTATAGTCAAAGTGAAATTCAAGATAGCTTTGATGTTTTCGATGCTAACGCACAGCGCGATCGCATTTTTAATCCTAACAGTGTTACTTTTCTCAACGATTTAGATAATTGTGTCAAAGGTTATAATTACTCCCATGATGTTATTAATGGTCAAGGTGGTAATGATCGCATCTTTGGCTTGAGTGGCGACGATCTCCTACGCGGTGGTAGGGGTAACGATACTTTGATCGGTGGTTTAGGAGAAGATACGCTAATTGGTGACAGTGGTAGCGATGTCTTCGTTTTGAATGATGCTGGATTCGATATTATTCGTGATTTCAACCTCAATCATGGCGATCGTATTGGTTTAACTCACAACTTAACTTTCGAGCAGGTGACGATTTCCCAAGGTACTGATAGTAACGTAAACAATACTATTTTAAGCTTTTCTGGGCAAGAAATTGCGTTACTTGTAAACGTAACAGCGAGTAGTTTATCGCAGAATAACTTTATCTTTGTGTAG
- the crtE gene encoding geranylgeranyl diphosphate synthase CrtE, with translation MVVTDNPQTPQEKVPFDLPAYLQQRQSQIEAALDRAIPIAYPEKIYEAMRYSLLAGGKRLRPILCLATCELAGGTTEMAIPTACALEMIHTMSLIHDDLPAMDNDDYRRGMLTNHKVYGEDIAILAGDGLLAYAFEYVAAKTKNVPAQRVLQVISRLGRAVGAAGLVGGQVVDLESEGKADVSIDTLNFIHNHKTAALLEACVACGAILAGAPEADLQRLTRYAQNIGLAFQIVDDILDITATQEELGKTAGKDLQAQKATYPSIWGLEESQRQARQLVQAAIAELDSFGEKALPLQAIAEFITSRTH, from the coding sequence ATGGTAGTAACGGATAACCCACAAACGCCTCAAGAAAAAGTACCATTTGACCTACCAGCTTATTTACAACAGCGACAATCGCAAATTGAAGCGGCGCTTGATCGTGCTATTCCGATCGCTTATCCAGAGAAAATTTATGAAGCGATGCGCTACTCGTTGTTAGCTGGCGGTAAACGGCTGCGTCCGATTTTGTGTCTTGCAACCTGTGAACTGGCTGGCGGTACGACAGAAATGGCAATACCGACAGCTTGTGCTTTAGAAATGATTCATACGATGTCGCTTATTCACGACGACCTCCCTGCGATGGATAATGATGATTATCGACGCGGGATGTTGACAAATCACAAAGTTTATGGCGAAGATATTGCGATTCTAGCAGGCGATGGCTTGTTAGCGTATGCGTTTGAGTACGTTGCAGCGAAGACCAAAAATGTGCCAGCACAGCGAGTTTTACAGGTGATTAGTCGCTTAGGGCGTGCGGTGGGTGCTGCGGGTTTAGTTGGCGGTCAGGTTGTCGATCTAGAATCAGAAGGAAAAGCGGATGTCTCAATCGACACGCTAAACTTTATTCATAATCACAAAACTGCGGCGTTGTTAGAAGCTTGTGTTGCTTGTGGGGCAATTTTAGCGGGTGCGCCAGAAGCTGACTTACAAAGATTAACTCGTTATGCACAAAATATTGGGTTAGCATTCCAGATTGTTGATGATATTCTGGATATTACTGCGACTCAAGAAGAACTCGGCAAAACTGCTGGTAAAGATTTACAAGCACAAAAAGCAACGTATCCGAGTATTTGGGGCTTGGAAGAATCGCAGCGTCAAGCACGCCAACTGGTTCAAGCGGCAATTGCGGAACTTGATTCTTTTGGAGAAAAAGCCCTACCGCTACAAGCGATCGCTGAATTTATCACTAGCCGCACGCACTAA
- a CDS encoding caspase family protein — protein sequence MAKFALLIGVSHHGTGFNILPGAVKDVEEMQRVLQSPGLGFDEVETLKDPEPLVMQAAIEALFRDKARQNSDLVLLYFSGYCIKDYSNKLFFATSRTSKNTQRELIKSTVVSASFVQDIMNDSRATQQILILDCCFTQASAANVAATQDSTSGDIASQLGGNRTILLSSATQSFFQQKGNDISTYTRYLVEGLEGAADLDGDRWIAVDELHEYISRKAEATAANIEPVIINSHNNKILIGPVAETQPQQSEPLVLPTRRTRLFAPLVQHRSVRLLLGVSFTTLITLVGATYIIQRQQLLQLPFGNSLVAAPRDYNQTAQTRLDHSKTVWSLATTHDGQTLVSSSGDTTIKVWHLPSGKPIRTLSGHTAAVWSVAITPDGRSLISGSGDKTIKVWNLQTGELTRTLTGSEDTVWAVAISQDGNTIVSADGNNTIKVWDLPSGKLLRSFAADTSRLRTIALSPDGQTLASGGQGQDIKIWDINTGQLIRTLAAHKSKIITVAISPDGETLASGSNDETVEIWNIRTGRLVRTLHGHTDHVNSVAISADGQFLVSGAEDREVKLWSLRTGRLLHTFQGHPGDVYAVAISPDDQTVISGDKEGQIKFWR from the coding sequence ATGGCGAAATTTGCATTACTTATTGGAGTGAGCCACCATGGTACTGGCTTTAACATTTTACCTGGAGCAGTCAAAGATGTCGAGGAAATGCAACGCGTACTGCAATCTCCTGGCTTGGGGTTTGATGAAGTTGAAACTTTAAAAGATCCTGAACCGCTTGTTATGCAAGCAGCAATTGAGGCTTTATTTCGAGACAAAGCGCGTCAAAATAGTGATTTAGTATTACTTTATTTTTCAGGTTACTGTATTAAAGACTACAGTAACAAATTATTTTTTGCAACAAGTCGTACTAGTAAAAACACGCAAAGAGAACTCATTAAATCGACAGTCGTATCGGCGAGTTTCGTGCAAGACATCATGAATGATAGCCGCGCGACACAGCAGATCTTGATATTAGATTGTTGTTTTACTCAAGCTTCAGCAGCTAATGTCGCTGCTACGCAGGATAGTACTTCTGGAGATATCGCTAGTCAACTTGGCGGAAATCGCACAATTCTCTTATCGTCAGCTACTCAATCGTTTTTTCAGCAAAAAGGAAATGATATCTCTACCTACACGCGCTACCTGGTCGAAGGTCTAGAAGGTGCAGCTGATTTAGACGGCGATCGCTGGATTGCTGTTGACGAATTGCATGAATATATCAGCAGAAAAGCCGAAGCAACCGCTGCCAATATTGAGCCAGTTATCATAAATTCTCATAACAACAAAATTTTAATTGGTCCCGTAGCCGAGACGCAACCTCAACAAAGTGAACCGCTCGTATTACCAACCCGTAGGACAAGACTTTTTGCACCACTCGTCCAACATCGCAGTGTTCGTCTGCTTTTAGGAGTCAGCTTCACAACGCTCATCACTTTAGTGGGAGCGACATACATTATACAACGACAGCAGTTATTGCAATTACCGTTTGGTAATTCGCTGGTTGCTGCACCAAGAGATTACAATCAAACCGCCCAAACACGCCTCGACCACTCAAAAACAGTTTGGTCGCTGGCGACAACGCACGATGGTCAAACGCTTGTAAGTAGCAGTGGTGACACAACAATCAAAGTTTGGCATTTACCGAGTGGAAAACCAATTCGGACGCTATCAGGTCATACTGCTGCGGTTTGGTCAGTGGCGATTACTCCTGATGGGAGATCTTTAATTAGTGGCAGTGGAGATAAAACAATTAAAGTTTGGAATCTTCAGACTGGCGAACTAACCCGTACTTTGACAGGCTCGGAAGATACCGTTTGGGCAGTTGCCATCAGCCAGGATGGTAATACAATAGTCAGCGCTGATGGTAATAATACAATCAAAGTTTGGGATTTACCATCTGGAAAATTACTCAGAAGTTTTGCGGCAGATACATCGCGATTAAGAACGATCGCCCTCAGTCCTGATGGACAAACTTTGGCGAGTGGCGGTCAAGGTCAAGACATCAAGATTTGGGATATCAACACCGGTCAACTTATCCGCACGCTAGCAGCGCACAAAAGTAAAATTATCACTGTTGCGATTAGCCCTGATGGCGAAACATTAGCCAGTGGTAGTAACGACGAAACTGTTGAAATTTGGAATATCCGTACAGGTAGATTAGTACGAACTTTGCACGGACATACAGATCATGTAAACTCGGTAGCGATTAGTGCCGATGGTCAGTTTCTGGTGAGTGGTGCTGAAGATCGCGAAGTAAAACTGTGGAGTTTGCGTACTGGTAGGTTATTACACACTTTTCAAGGACACCCTGGCGATGTTTACGCTGTCGCGATTAGTCCTGACGATCAAACTGTAATTAGCGGCGATAAGGAAGGTCAAATTAAGTTTTGGCGATGA
- a CDS encoding pyridoxine 5'-phosphate synthase yields the protein MPTLGVNIDHIATIRQARRTVEPDPVAAAVLAELGGADGITVHLREDRRHIQERDVRLLRETVRTHLNLEMAATDQMVAIALDIKPDYVTLVPEKREEVTTEGGLDIVGQLDRMNEVVDKLQSADIPVSLFIDADNSQIEASVKVKAKFIELHTGRYAEAHNEASRQKELDILAQGAKQAIASGLRINAGHGLTYWNVYPVACIPGMEELNIGHTIVSRAALVGLERAVREMKQAIRGEV from the coding sequence TTGCCTACATTAGGAGTCAACATCGACCATATTGCAACGATTAGACAAGCGCGACGAACTGTAGAACCCGATCCTGTAGCAGCAGCAGTCCTTGCTGAACTTGGCGGTGCTGATGGTATTACTGTACATCTACGCGAAGATCGACGCCATATTCAAGAAAGAGATGTCCGTTTGTTGCGCGAAACTGTACGCACGCACTTAAATTTAGAAATGGCAGCCACCGATCAAATGGTGGCGATCGCACTAGATATCAAACCGGATTACGTAACGCTTGTGCCCGAAAAACGCGAGGAAGTCACAACCGAAGGCGGTTTAGATATTGTCGGTCAACTCGACCGCATGAACGAGGTTGTCGATAAGTTACAATCTGCCGACATTCCTGTGAGTTTATTTATCGATGCTGACAATTCACAAATTGAAGCTTCTGTCAAGGTGAAGGCTAAATTTATCGAGTTGCATACTGGGCGCTATGCAGAAGCGCATAACGAAGCGAGTAGACAAAAGGAACTCGACATTCTGGCGCAAGGGGCAAAACAAGCGATCGCCTCTGGTTTACGTATCAATGCAGGACACGGATTGACGTATTGGAATGTCTACCCTGTGGCTTGCATTCCAGGAATGGAAGAACTCAACATTGGTCATACTATCGTTAGCCGTGCAGCTTTAGTCGGTTTAGAGCGTGCGGTACGTGAGATGAAACAAGCGATTCGTGGAGAAGTGTAA
- a CDS encoding MgPME-cyclase complex family protein, with protein MQTYYYVLASQRFLVEEEPLDEVLRERTRNYHEQAKEIDFWLVTQPAFLEAPEMATIKAQCPQPAAAVISTNSQFITWLKLRLEYVITGEFRAPSATIPDPLASLASMSS; from the coding sequence ATGCAAACCTATTACTACGTATTGGCAAGTCAACGCTTTCTCGTTGAAGAAGAACCATTAGATGAAGTCCTTAGAGAACGCACGCGTAACTATCACGAACAAGCAAAAGAAATCGATTTCTGGTTAGTGACGCAGCCAGCCTTTTTAGAAGCGCCCGAAATGGCAACAATTAAAGCTCAATGTCCTCAACCAGCAGCGGCGGTGATTTCTACAAATTCGCAATTTATTACCTGGCTAAAATTACGCTTAGAGTACGTCATCACTGGCGAATTTCGAGCACCCTCAGCAACAATTCCCGATCCCTTAGCTTCGCTGGCGTCAATGTCGTCATAA